A portion of the Micromonospora tarapacensis genome contains these proteins:
- a CDS encoding STAS domain-containing protein, with protein MREPEERFHVETSVSDGAVCVRAVGVVDIATVAAFRAALWAAPARPELRVDLSGVGLLSAAGVRTLVAARLWVRSQGGELVLVDPPPVVDRVLRATGLRRVIRVVGAAPERLLAAA; from the coding sequence ATGCGAGAGCCCGAGGAGCGGTTCCACGTCGAGACCAGCGTGTCCGACGGCGCGGTGTGCGTTCGCGCGGTCGGTGTGGTCGACATCGCCACCGTCGCCGCGTTCCGCGCCGCCCTGTGGGCGGCCCCGGCCCGGCCGGAGCTGCGGGTGGATCTCTCCGGGGTCGGGCTGCTCTCCGCGGCCGGGGTCCGCACGCTGGTCGCGGCCCGGCTGTGGGTGCGGTCCCAGGGCGGTGAGCTGGTGCTGGTCGATCCGCCGCCCGTGGTGGATCGGGTGCTGCGGGCCACCGGTCTGCGCCGGGTCATCCGCGTCGTCGGCGCCGCACCCGAGCGGTTGCTCGCCGCGGCATGA
- a CDS encoding metallophosphoesterase family protein encodes MAAQGGGSLLAISDLHVGHPANRAVVEALRPESPDDWLLVAGDVGDTVGQIEWALTMLRRRFGTVVWAPGNHELWTPPSDPVRLRGVARYRHLVELCRRLGVLTPEDPYPVWRGPGGPVLVAPLFLLYDHSWRPEGLDTPEAALAEAYRTGIVCTDEFLLHPDPYPSRSAWCAQRVAATARRLAEGPAGLPTVLVNHWPLVREPTRILRYPIFAQWCGTESTAEWHRRFHAVVVVYGHLHIPRTTRYDGVRFEEVSVGYPREWQPRATPPAWRRILPTG; translated from the coding sequence ATGGCGGCCCAGGGCGGGGGAAGTCTGCTCGCGATCAGCGACCTGCACGTGGGTCACCCGGCCAATCGGGCGGTTGTCGAGGCGCTGCGCCCCGAGTCACCGGACGACTGGCTGCTGGTCGCCGGCGACGTCGGTGACACGGTGGGCCAGATCGAGTGGGCGCTGACCATGCTGAGGCGTCGCTTCGGCACCGTCGTCTGGGCCCCCGGCAACCACGAGCTGTGGACCCCGCCGTCGGATCCGGTGCGGCTACGGGGCGTGGCACGCTACCGGCACCTGGTCGAGTTGTGCCGGCGTCTGGGTGTGCTCACCCCGGAGGACCCGTATCCGGTCTGGCGGGGGCCGGGTGGGCCGGTGTTGGTGGCACCGCTGTTCCTGCTCTATGACCACAGCTGGCGTCCGGAAGGTCTGGACACCCCGGAGGCGGCCCTGGCGGAGGCGTACCGCACCGGCATCGTCTGCACCGACGAGTTCCTGCTGCACCCCGACCCCTATCCGAGCCGTTCGGCCTGGTGCGCGCAGCGGGTCGCCGCGACGGCCCGGCGCCTGGCCGAGGGGCCCGCCGGGCTGCCGACCGTGCTGGTCAACCACTGGCCGCTGGTCCGGGAACCGACCCGGATCCTGCGATATCCGATCTTCGCCCAGTGGTGCGGTACGGAGTCCACCGCCGAATGGCACCGACGCTTCCACGCCGTCGTGGTGGTCTACGGCCATCTGCACATCCCGCGCACCACCCGCTACGACGGGGTGCGCTTCGAGGAGGTCTCGGTCGGGTACCCGCGCGAGTGGCAGCCGCGGGCGACGCCACCGGCGTGGCGCCGGATCCTGCCCACCGGGTGA
- a CDS encoding DoxX family membrane protein: protein MDTMTAMTERNTAATKTPGAETIREQTTRQRATRYLLAGLRLALGWTFVWAFLDKVFGLGFATETKNAWINGGSPTEGFLTFGAAGPFQGFYHGIAGAAWADWLFMAGLAAIGAALLLGIGVRIAAAAGGLLLVLMWTAVLPPENNPFMDDHLVYAGVLALLAVTNAGDTWGLGRAWAGLPIVQRFGWLR from the coding sequence GTGGACACGATGACCGCGATGACCGAGCGGAACACCGCCGCCACCAAGACCCCGGGGGCCGAGACGATCCGGGAGCAGACCACCCGGCAGCGGGCCACCCGCTACCTGCTCGCCGGGCTCCGCCTGGCGCTGGGCTGGACCTTCGTCTGGGCATTCCTGGACAAGGTGTTCGGCCTGGGGTTCGCCACCGAGACGAAGAACGCCTGGATCAACGGGGGCAGCCCGACCGAGGGCTTCCTCACCTTCGGCGCCGCCGGCCCGTTCCAGGGGTTCTACCACGGCATCGCTGGCGCCGCCTGGGCCGACTGGCTGTTCATGGCCGGTCTGGCGGCCATCGGTGCGGCGCTGCTGCTCGGCATCGGGGTGCGGATCGCCGCCGCGGCCGGTGGCCTGCTGCTGGTGCTGATGTGGACGGCCGTCCTGCCTCCCGAGAACAACCCCTTCATGGACGACCACCTGGTCTACGCCGGTGTGCTGGCCCTGCTCGCGGTGACCAACGCCGGTGACACCTGGGGCCTGGGCCGGGCCTGGGCCGGGCTGCCGATCGTCCAGCGGTTCGGCTGGCTCCGCTGA
- a CDS encoding DNA polymerase domain-containing protein: MATAAEEIQVGRRTVRVSSPDKPYFPERGLTKLDVVRYFLAVGDGILRALRDRPTMLERWPRGVFEGATIATRQDNRGEAFYQKRVPAGAPDWVGTAHITFPSGRTADEVAPGELAVVVWAVNLGTLRFHPWPVTSADVERPDQLRIDLDPLPGVGFDQVVPVAHEVRAFLDELGLVGYPKTTGGRGLHVYVPIEPRWSFGDCRRAVLALGREMQRRRPDLVTTTWWRDQRDRPVFVDYNQMARDHTMTSAYSIRPTPAALVSAPLDWAELPDARPEDFDVTTMPGRFADRGDPHAGLDERHFRLDALLELADREGLESPPER; encoded by the coding sequence GTGGCGACGGCGGCAGAGGAGATCCAGGTGGGGCGGCGGACCGTCCGCGTCTCCAGCCCGGACAAGCCGTACTTCCCGGAGCGGGGGTTGACCAAGCTCGACGTGGTGCGCTATTTCCTCGCCGTCGGCGACGGCATCCTGCGCGCGCTGCGGGACCGGCCGACCATGCTGGAAAGGTGGCCTCGCGGGGTCTTCGAGGGCGCGACGATCGCCACCCGGCAGGACAACCGGGGCGAGGCCTTCTACCAGAAGCGGGTGCCGGCGGGCGCGCCCGACTGGGTCGGCACCGCGCACATCACCTTCCCCAGCGGCCGGACGGCGGACGAGGTCGCGCCGGGCGAGCTGGCCGTGGTGGTCTGGGCCGTCAACCTGGGCACGCTGCGCTTCCATCCCTGGCCGGTGACCAGCGCCGACGTCGAGCGGCCGGATCAGCTGCGCATCGACCTGGACCCGCTGCCCGGCGTGGGGTTCGACCAGGTGGTGCCGGTGGCGCACGAGGTGCGCGCCTTCCTCGACGAGCTGGGCCTGGTCGGCTATCCGAAGACCACCGGGGGGCGGGGCCTGCACGTCTACGTCCCCATCGAGCCCCGCTGGAGCTTCGGCGACTGCCGCCGGGCCGTGCTGGCGCTCGGCCGCGAGATGCAGCGGCGCCGGCCGGACCTGGTCACCACCACCTGGTGGCGGGACCAGCGGGACCGACCGGTCTTCGTCGACTACAACCAGATGGCCCGGGACCACACGATGACCTCGGCGTACTCCATCCGCCCGACGCCGGCCGCGCTGGTATCCGCGCCCCTGGACTGGGCCGAGCTGCCCGACGCCCGGCCGGAGGACTTCGACGTGACCACCATGCCGGGCCGCTTCGCCGACCGCGGTGACCCGCACGCCGGCCTGGACGAGCGGCACTTCCGGCTGGACGCGCTGCTGGAGCTGGCCGACCGGGAGGGGCTGGAGTCCCCGCCCGAGCGCTGA
- a CDS encoding alpha-ketoacid dehydrogenase subunit beta: protein MATMTMAKALNAALADAMLDDERVVVFGEDVGQLGGVFRITDGLQARFGDKRCFDTPLAEAGIVGFAVGLAMSGLRPVVEMQFDAFAYPAFEQIASHVAKLRNRTRGALSVPMVIRVPYAGGIGGVEHHCDSSEAYYAHTPGLKVVTPATVDDAYSLLREAIDDPDPVVFMEPKKLYFTGAETSLPARTEPFGRAVVRRPGRDATLIAYGPAVPVALETAEAAREEGWDLEVVDVRTIVPFDDATVVESVRRTGRCVVIQEAQGFAGVGAEIAARVQERCFHALHAPVLRVSGLDIPYPAPMLEHTHLPSVDRVLDAVARLQWDDQPDPRWLTEGSAA from the coding sequence ATGGCCACCATGACCATGGCGAAGGCGCTCAACGCCGCGCTCGCCGACGCGATGCTCGACGACGAGCGGGTCGTCGTCTTCGGCGAGGACGTCGGGCAACTCGGTGGGGTCTTCCGGATCACCGACGGGTTGCAGGCGCGCTTCGGCGACAAGCGGTGCTTCGACACCCCGCTGGCCGAGGCCGGGATCGTCGGCTTCGCCGTCGGGCTGGCCATGTCCGGCCTGCGCCCGGTGGTCGAGATGCAGTTCGACGCGTTCGCGTACCCGGCGTTCGAGCAGATCGCCTCGCACGTGGCGAAACTGCGCAACCGCACCCGGGGGGCGCTGAGCGTGCCGATGGTGATCCGGGTGCCGTATGCCGGCGGCATCGGTGGCGTCGAGCACCACTGCGACTCCTCCGAGGCGTACTACGCGCACACCCCCGGGCTGAAGGTGGTCACCCCGGCGACCGTGGACGACGCGTACTCCCTGCTGCGGGAGGCGATCGACGATCCCGACCCGGTGGTGTTCATGGAGCCGAAGAAGCTCTACTTCACCGGCGCCGAGACGTCCCTGCCGGCGCGTACCGAGCCGTTCGGCCGGGCGGTCGTCCGCCGGCCCGGCCGCGACGCCACCCTGATCGCGTACGGGCCGGCGGTCCCGGTGGCGCTGGAGACGGCCGAGGCCGCCCGCGAGGAGGGTTGGGACCTGGAGGTGGTGGACGTACGCACCATCGTGCCGTTCGACGACGCCACCGTCGTCGAGTCGGTGCGGCGCACCGGACGGTGCGTGGTGATCCAGGAGGCGCAGGGCTTCGCCGGGGTCGGCGCGGAGATCGCCGCCCGGGTGCAGGAGCGTTGCTTCCACGCCCTGCACGCGCCGGTGCTGCGGGTCTCCGGACTGGACATCCCCTACCCGGCGCCGATGCTGGAACACACCCACCTGCCCTCGGTCGACCGGGTGCTGGACGCGGTGGCCCGGTTGCAGTGGGACGACCAGCCGGACCCGCGCTGGCTGACCGAGGGAAGTGCGGCATGA
- the pdhA gene encoding pyruvate dehydrogenase (acetyl-transferring) E1 component subunit alpha: MPRRGRPATPAAPDPAAILLPQAEPVRLLSPDGSLLPPRADYPEPPVETLLEMYRRMVVGRRFDTQATALTKQGRLAVYPSSRGQEACQVGGVLALRDDDWVFPTYRESMALTARGIDPVEVLTLLRGDWHCGYDPAATRTAPQCTPLATQCVHAAGLAYGESYQGRDTVALVYIGDGATSEGDFHEGVNFAAVFKAPVVYFVQNNRYAISVPLSRQTAAPALAYKGVGYGVPSEQVDGNDPVAVLAVLDRAVAHARAGRGPFLVEAHTYRMEPHTNADDATRYRDADEVEAWRDRDPVSRLERYLRGRDVLDDDAVAVIAGQAEAYAARLRERMSAQPTVDPLSLFDHVYAQPTPQLVEQREQVRAELAAATEEDA, from the coding sequence ATCCCCCGCAGGGGCCGGCCGGCCACCCCGGCCGCGCCCGACCCCGCCGCGATCCTGCTGCCCCAGGCCGAACCGGTGCGGCTGCTGAGCCCGGACGGCAGCCTGCTGCCGCCGCGTGCCGACTACCCCGAGCCGCCCGTCGAGACGCTGCTGGAGATGTACCGGCGGATGGTCGTCGGCCGGCGCTTCGACACGCAGGCAACCGCGCTGACCAAGCAGGGTCGGCTCGCCGTCTACCCGTCCTCCCGGGGTCAGGAGGCCTGCCAGGTCGGCGGGGTACTCGCGCTGCGCGACGACGACTGGGTGTTCCCCACCTACCGCGAGTCGATGGCCCTGACCGCCCGCGGCATCGACCCGGTCGAGGTGCTCACCCTGCTACGGGGCGACTGGCACTGCGGCTACGACCCGGCCGCCACCCGTACCGCCCCGCAGTGCACCCCGCTGGCGACCCAGTGCGTGCACGCCGCCGGCCTGGCGTACGGCGAGTCGTACCAGGGGCGCGACACCGTGGCGCTGGTCTACATCGGCGACGGCGCGACCAGCGAGGGCGACTTCCACGAGGGCGTCAACTTCGCCGCCGTGTTCAAGGCGCCGGTCGTCTACTTCGTCCAGAACAACCGGTACGCGATCAGCGTCCCGCTGTCCCGGCAGACCGCGGCCCCCGCGCTGGCCTACAAGGGCGTCGGCTACGGCGTGCCGAGCGAGCAGGTCGACGGCAACGACCCGGTGGCCGTGCTCGCCGTGCTCGACCGGGCGGTCGCGCACGCCCGCGCCGGCCGGGGCCCGTTCCTGGTGGAGGCGCACACCTACCGGATGGAGCCGCACACCAATGCCGACGACGCGACGCGCTACCGCGACGCCGACGAGGTCGAGGCGTGGCGCGACCGCGACCCGGTCAGCCGGCTGGAGCGCTACCTGCGGGGGCGGGACGTGCTCGACGACGACGCCGTCGCCGTGATCGCCGGCCAGGCCGAGGCGTACGCCGCGCGGCTGCGCGAACGGATGAGCGCCCAGCCCACGGTCGACCCGCTCAGCCTCTTCGACCACGTCTACGCGCAGCCGACCCCGCAACTGGTGGAGCAGCGCGAGCAGGTCCGCGCCGAACTGGCCGCGGCGACGGAGGAGGACGCCTGA
- a CDS encoding dihydrolipoamide acetyltransferase family protein, translated as MTERVFLLPDLGEGLTEAEIVQWRVAVGDTVTVDQSVVEVETAKAVVDVPCPYAGRVVALHGDQGEVRPVGQPLITVAEPTAGGADGTEPTGHAVYREEERAGSGNVLIGYGTGHGGSRRRRRPRLAPAAPANGAGTASAPVPAVAAAVAAGPAGHPGGVPVATMPGPVRVISPIVRRLAREHGVDLSTLRGSGPGGVIRRADVVAVVGDTDGGAPTPAPRLAVVPERSVAAHSPDPLAAPRQPARDDSPAPAGGQDVVIPLAGIRRAIADKLSRSRREIPEVTIWVDADATALLETRAAINSASPDRPVSILALLARICLSGLRRYPQLNARVDTEGQRIVQCAGVHLGIAAQTDRGLVVPVLRDADRLTTGELAAELATTTAAARAGGLPPSRLTGGTFTLNNYGVFGVDGSTPIINHPEAALLGVGRIVDKPWVVDGQLAVRKVTQLSLTFDHRVCDGGVAGGFLRHVADCVERPALLIAAV; from the coding sequence ATGACCGAGCGTGTCTTCCTGCTGCCCGACCTCGGTGAGGGGCTCACCGAGGCGGAGATCGTGCAGTGGCGGGTCGCGGTCGGCGACACCGTCACCGTGGACCAGAGCGTGGTCGAGGTCGAGACGGCCAAGGCCGTCGTCGACGTGCCGTGCCCGTACGCCGGACGGGTCGTCGCCCTGCACGGCGATCAGGGCGAGGTGCGCCCGGTGGGCCAGCCACTGATCACCGTCGCCGAGCCGACGGCCGGCGGCGCCGACGGGACCGAACCCACCGGGCACGCCGTCTACCGCGAGGAGGAGCGGGCCGGCTCCGGCAACGTCCTGATCGGGTACGGCACCGGCCACGGCGGCTCCCGGCGCCGGCGCCGGCCCCGGCTCGCGCCCGCCGCACCGGCGAACGGTGCCGGGACCGCGTCGGCTCCGGTGCCGGCCGTGGCCGCTGCGGTGGCTGCCGGACCCGCCGGTCACCCCGGCGGCGTGCCGGTCGCGACGATGCCCGGACCGGTCCGGGTCATCTCGCCGATAGTGCGGCGCCTCGCGCGCGAGCACGGGGTGGATCTGAGCACGCTGCGCGGCAGCGGCCCCGGCGGAGTGATCCGGCGTGCCGACGTGGTGGCGGTGGTCGGTGACACCGACGGCGGTGCCCCGACCCCGGCGCCCCGGCTCGCGGTGGTGCCTGAGCGGTCGGTGGCGGCGCACTCGCCGGACCCGCTCGCGGCTCCGCGGCAGCCGGCCCGGGACGACTCACCGGCGCCGGCCGGCGGGCAGGATGTCGTCATCCCGTTGGCCGGCATCCGGCGGGCGATCGCGGACAAGCTCTCCCGCAGCCGGCGGGAGATCCCCGAGGTGACCATCTGGGTGGACGCCGACGCCACCGCGTTGCTGGAGACCCGGGCCGCGATCAACTCCGCAAGCCCGGACCGCCCGGTGAGCATCCTCGCCCTGCTGGCCCGGATCTGCCTGTCGGGGCTGCGCCGCTATCCGCAGCTCAACGCCCGGGTCGACACCGAGGGGCAGCGGATCGTCCAGTGCGCCGGGGTGCACCTGGGCATCGCCGCCCAGACCGACCGGGGTCTGGTCGTGCCGGTGCTGCGCGACGCGGACCGGCTCACCACCGGAGAGCTGGCCGCCGAACTCGCGACCACCACCGCGGCGGCGCGAGCCGGCGGACTGCCGCCGTCCCGGCTCACCGGGGGCACCTTCACGCTGAACAACTACGGGGTCTTCGGTGTCGACGGTTCGACCCCGATCATCAACCACCCCGAGGCGGCGCTGCTCGGCGTGGGCCGCATCGTGGACAAGCCCTGGGTCGTCGACGGCCAACTCGCGGTCCGCAAGGTGACGCAGTTGAGCCTCACCTTCGACCACCGGGTCTGCGACGGTGGCGTGGCCGGTGGTTTCCTGCGGCACGTCGCGGACTGTGTCGAGCGGCCGGCGCTGCTGATCGCCGCCGTCTGA
- a CDS encoding low temperature requirement protein A: MSTRATALLRKPGQPERATLLELFFDLVFVFALNRVSHRLVEDLTERRVILADAGKTLLLLLAFLVLWFVTTWVTDLYDPQRSRIQLLVFAAMLGALMMAVAVPRAFGDGSLVFAGAYVAVHVTRGLVIVPALRGHEAQRRAAGVLLWFAMSAVPWLAGAILPDPARGLLWTLAIAIDCTAVLLFYPAPWTLPAPHQWPVLAEYLSERYRQFFIIALGELILTTGSAYSDTSFREGGAAAAFAVSFTTTVLLFRVYLFRAGRLLPAAITAASEPARLIREAFLAHVLMIAGTVAVAVGYELVIQHPFGRTDPAWILVILGGPMLFLAGRALVDHAVFARVSRSRLIGALVLAGAAPAMILLPPLAVAVTAVLVLTCIATSDTILAKRQPPERPSPPRFGS, from the coding sequence ATGTCGACAAGGGCCACCGCGCTGCTACGGAAGCCGGGGCAACCGGAGCGGGCGACCCTGCTGGAGCTCTTCTTCGACCTGGTTTTCGTCTTTGCCCTCAACCGGGTCTCACACCGGCTGGTCGAGGACCTTACCGAGCGGCGGGTGATCCTCGCCGATGCCGGCAAGACGCTGCTGTTGCTGCTGGCCTTCCTGGTGCTGTGGTTCGTCACGACGTGGGTCACCGACCTCTACGACCCGCAGCGATCGCGGATTCAGTTGCTGGTCTTCGCGGCCATGCTCGGCGCGTTGATGATGGCGGTCGCGGTGCCACGGGCGTTCGGCGACGGGAGCCTGGTCTTCGCCGGTGCGTACGTTGCGGTCCACGTCACTCGCGGTCTCGTCATCGTGCCGGCCCTGCGCGGCCACGAAGCTCAACGCCGAGCCGCGGGGGTGCTCCTGTGGTTCGCGATGTCCGCCGTGCCGTGGCTCGCCGGAGCGATACTGCCGGATCCGGCGCGCGGGCTGCTGTGGACGCTGGCGATTGCCATCGACTGCACGGCGGTCCTGCTGTTCTACCCCGCGCCCTGGACCCTGCCCGCCCCACATCAGTGGCCCGTGTTGGCCGAGTACCTGTCCGAGCGCTACCGGCAGTTCTTCATCATCGCCCTCGGCGAGCTGATTCTGACCACCGGCTCGGCCTACAGTGACACGTCCTTCCGCGAAGGTGGAGCCGCCGCGGCGTTCGCGGTCTCCTTCACCACCACGGTGCTGCTGTTTCGGGTCTATCTCTTCCGGGCCGGCCGACTGCTGCCCGCAGCGATCACAGCTGCTTCCGAGCCTGCCCGTCTCATCCGGGAGGCGTTCCTCGCCCACGTACTCATGATTGCCGGCACGGTCGCCGTCGCCGTCGGCTACGAGCTCGTGATCCAACACCCCTTCGGGCGCACCGATCCGGCCTGGATCCTCGTCATCCTCGGTGGACCGATGCTGTTCCTGGCCGGGCGCGCTCTGGTCGACCACGCGGTGTTCGCCCGGGTGTCCCGCTCCCGGCTGATCGGCGCACTGGTGCTGGCCGGCGCCGCGCCGGCCATGATCCTTCTGCCGCCGCTGGCGGTGGCCGTCACCGCCGTCCTGGTCCTGACCTGCATCGCCACCTCCGACACCATTCTCGCCAAGCGACAACCACCCGAACGGCCGTCACCACCCCGCTTCGGATCCTGA
- a CDS encoding Lrp/AsnC family transcriptional regulator, whose product MDQEAADGPDRPGGTGRSAVALDEVDRRILDELTRDGRISIRTLAERVHVSRTNAYARVERLLRDAVITGFAARVAPEAAGLGTSAYIALTIRQNTWREVSAELARVRYVEHVALLSGEHDVLALVRAPDNATLRDVVLDRVQRIAGVLATRSWLVFEEYDGTRSPWG is encoded by the coding sequence ATGGACCAAGAGGCCGCCGACGGGCCGGACCGGCCGGGTGGAACGGGACGTTCGGCCGTGGCACTCGACGAGGTGGACCGGCGCATCCTCGACGAGCTGACCCGCGACGGGCGGATCTCCATCCGGACACTGGCCGAACGGGTGCACGTCTCGCGCACCAACGCGTACGCCCGGGTGGAGCGGCTGCTGCGCGACGCAGTGATCACCGGGTTCGCGGCGCGGGTCGCGCCGGAGGCGGCCGGCCTGGGCACCTCGGCATACATCGCGTTGACGATCAGGCAGAACACCTGGCGCGAGGTGTCGGCCGAGCTGGCCCGGGTGCGCTACGTCGAGCACGTGGCGCTGCTCAGTGGCGAGCACGACGTGCTCGCACTGGTCCGGGCACCGGACAACGCCACCCTGCGGGACGTGGTGCTGGACCGGGTGCAGCGCATCGCCGGGGTGCTGGCCACCCGCAGCTGGCTGGTCTTCGAGGAGTACGACGGGACGCGCAGCCCGTGGGGATAG
- a CDS encoding FKBP-type peptidyl-prolyl cis-trans isomerase — MNQAASKPEIGPIEGAPPADLVIEEISVGDGPEAQPGQVARVHYVGVSHSTGAEFDASWNRGEAFEFPLGGGRVIAGWDQGVVGMRVGGRRRLTIPPHLGYGSRGAGGVIKPNETLVFVVDLLGVR; from the coding sequence ATGAACCAGGCAGCGAGCAAGCCCGAGATCGGTCCGATCGAAGGTGCCCCGCCAGCCGACCTCGTGATCGAGGAGATCAGCGTGGGCGACGGCCCCGAGGCGCAGCCCGGCCAGGTGGCCCGGGTGCACTACGTCGGGGTCTCCCACTCGACCGGCGCCGAATTCGACGCCTCCTGGAACCGGGGCGAGGCGTTCGAGTTCCCGCTCGGCGGCGGCCGGGTCATCGCCGGCTGGGACCAGGGCGTGGTGGGGATGCGGGTCGGGGGCCGGCGCAGGCTCACCATCCCGCCGCACCTCGGGTACGGCAGCAGGGGTGCCGGTGGCGTCATCAAGCCCAACGAGACCCTGGTCTTCGTGGTCGATCTGCTCGGCGTCCGCTGA
- a CDS encoding L,D-transpeptidase — protein sequence MMLRRRLTLLAVTVAAAPLALGACTGDRTTGQPATARANPELAVTPVEGARDVPISGEIGTVVKHGRVTAVRITDDKGATVGAEPREDGSGWVPSRTLEPKRTYTAEVTATGDSGKTVTRKTTFTTRPKSSKPAITSVLYFAGNRTYGTAMPVTVAFDPPIPKEARVDVQRRLFVKTDPPQPGTWSWVSDGSQVYYRAPDFWRPGTTISVRSALEGLRIGKESVGDADRRATSEIGRKVELEIDNATKQMSVIRDGKLLRRLPVSLGKPSTPTSSGKMVIMDKHDFTTFDTRGSADPYVVDVEDAQRLTWGGEFIHGAPWSEGDQGYTNVSHGCTNLSAANADWLMGITQVGDLVTVKGTEVELDEGNGWTAWNVSWEEFAKGSALPVPAGLRPTPTQAPDPGAVAGGSPEPQPSASGG from the coding sequence ATGATGTTGAGGCGGCGACTGACGCTGTTGGCGGTGACCGTCGCAGCGGCACCACTGGCGCTGGGCGCGTGCACCGGCGACCGCACGACGGGGCAGCCGGCAACGGCGCGAGCCAACCCGGAGCTGGCCGTGACCCCGGTCGAGGGCGCGCGGGACGTTCCGATCAGTGGCGAGATCGGCACCGTCGTCAAACACGGGCGGGTCACCGCCGTGCGGATCACCGACGACAAGGGTGCGACGGTCGGAGCGGAGCCGCGCGAGGACGGTAGCGGGTGGGTGCCGAGCAGGACCCTGGAGCCGAAGCGGACGTACACCGCAGAGGTCACCGCGACCGGCGACTCCGGAAAGACAGTGACCCGCAAGACCACCTTCACGACTCGACCGAAATCGTCCAAGCCGGCCATTACCAGTGTCCTTTATTTCGCCGGTAATCGGACGTACGGCACGGCGATGCCGGTAACTGTCGCCTTTGACCCACCAATTCCGAAAGAAGCCAGGGTGGATGTGCAGCGCCGCTTGTTCGTGAAGACGGACCCGCCGCAGCCCGGCACCTGGTCCTGGGTGTCCGACGGTAGTCAGGTCTATTACCGGGCGCCCGACTTCTGGCGGCCCGGCACGACGATCAGCGTCCGCTCCGCCCTGGAGGGCCTGCGGATCGGCAAGGAGAGCGTCGGCGACGCCGACCGGCGGGCGACCTCGGAGATCGGCCGGAAGGTCGAGTTGGAGATCGACAACGCGACCAAGCAGATGTCGGTCATCCGGGACGGCAAGCTGTTGCGCAGGCTGCCGGTCAGCCTCGGCAAGCCGAGCACGCCGACGTCCAGCGGCAAGATGGTGATCATGGACAAGCACGACTTCACGACGTTCGACACACGGGGCTCGGCCGACCCCTACGTGGTCGACGTCGAGGACGCCCAGCGGCTCACCTGGGGTGGCGAGTTCATCCACGGCGCACCCTGGTCGGAAGGGGATCAGGGGTACACCAACGTCTCGCACGGCTGCACCAACCTCTCTGCGGCCAACGCGGACTGGCTGATGGGGATCACCCAGGTCGGCGACCTGGTCACCGTCAAGGGCACCGAGGTCGAACTCGACGAGGGCAACGGATGGACGGCCTGGAACGTCAGTTGGGAGGAGTTCGCGAAGGGCAGTGCCCTGCCGGTGCCCGCCGGGCTGCGCCCCACGCCGACCCAGGCGCCGGACCCCGGCGCGGTGGCCGGTGGTTCACCCGAGCCGCAGCCGTCCGCGAGCGGCGGCTGA